A genomic window from Sporosarcina sp. Marseille-Q4063 includes:
- a CDS encoding serine hydrolase: MKNMSNFESYANKLVEENHIPGVGVGINKNGERLYEKGFGHRDVENELEITPDTIFGIASMTKSFTCVAIMQLQEAGKLFVHDKILKYLPEFRTADMEKTEQITIHHLMTHTAGIPPISTHVFARKRSIDQDPSAKDYLDLDLVNNAGRAIDTYDEMFDFIAELNYQPLADPGTSFSYSNDSYGLLGVIISRVSGQTYEDYVTEHILKPAKLDRTFFDLEKLASFENVTRLYAAKTTEEGVTVYPTEIWWDAPAMRAAGYLKSTINDILRYLEIFRNEGMVDGVRILSEESVAQILYPHFEYNNGIYYGYGLRITPDYYGETLIEHGGGLKGVSSLMFMLPEQGLTGVALSSLASVPSGRLLMGALNVLGGREADATHIHFETEPIDENVLGKFVGSYKSGEGMSVQIDVKDGQLRHFTGGSYNPLRHVGNNTFVGIEKNKQDTIGFISNEAGVVDRVFYGSRQILRDE; encoded by the coding sequence ATGAAAAATATGTCTAACTTTGAATCCTATGCAAATAAACTAGTGGAAGAAAACCATATTCCCGGGGTTGGGGTTGGTATTAATAAGAATGGTGAGCGTCTGTATGAGAAAGGTTTTGGGCATCGTGATGTGGAAAACGAGCTGGAAATCACACCGGATACGATTTTTGGGATTGCATCTATGACGAAATCATTTACATGTGTTGCGATTATGCAACTCCAGGAAGCGGGCAAGCTTTTTGTTCATGATAAAATACTGAAATACTTGCCTGAATTTAGGACGGCGGATATGGAGAAAACGGAACAAATTACGATTCATCATTTAATGACGCATACTGCGGGAATCCCGCCGATTTCAACGCATGTGTTTGCCAGAAAACGGAGCATTGACCAAGATCCGTCGGCGAAAGATTATCTTGATTTAGATTTAGTTAATAATGCAGGTCGTGCGATTGATACATATGATGAGATGTTTGATTTTATTGCGGAGCTAAATTATCAGCCGCTTGCTGATCCTGGAACTTCTTTTAGCTATTCGAACGATTCTTATGGATTACTTGGTGTCATTATTAGCCGGGTGAGTGGACAAACCTATGAGGATTACGTGACTGAGCATATTTTGAAACCGGCAAAGTTGGATAGAACTTTTTTTGATTTGGAGAAATTGGCTAGCTTTGAAAATGTAACAAGACTTTATGCAGCTAAAACGACCGAAGAGGGAGTTACCGTTTATCCAACGGAAATCTGGTGGGATGCACCTGCAATGAGGGCTGCTGGTTATTTGAAATCGACCATCAATGACATATTAAGATATCTAGAGATTTTTCGGAATGAAGGAATGGTTGACGGCGTACGAATTTTGTCTGAGGAAAGTGTTGCTCAAATACTTTACCCTCATTTCGAGTATAATAATGGGATTTATTATGGATATGGTTTGCGAATTACACCAGATTATTATGGGGAAACGCTTATTGAACACGGAGGCGGTTTGAAAGGAGTTTCTTCTCTCATGTTTATGTTGCCGGAACAAGGTTTGACGGGCGTTGCGTTATCTAGTTTAGCGAGTGTGCCGTCTGGTAGGTTGCTAATGGGCGCGCTAAACGTACTTGGCGGTAGAGAAGCGGATGCTACGCATATCCATTTTGAAACTGAGCCGATTGATGAAAATGTATTGGGGAAGTTTGTCGGATCGTACAAATCAGGAGAAGGGATGAGCGTGCAAATCGATGTGAAAGATGGTCAATTAAGACACTTTACGGGAGGTTCCTACAACCCACTTCGTCATGTCGGGAATAATACTTTTGTTGGAATTGAGAAAAATAAGCAAGATACCATTGGATTTATTTCAAATGAAGCTGGTGTAGTTGATCGAGTTTTTTATGGATCTAGACAAATTCTTAGAGATGAGTGA
- a CDS encoding aminotransferase class I/II-fold pyridoxal phosphate-dependent enzyme — MKIEPSQKMSIFEPAIFGKLKAAAKVKEETGVEIIDLSLGSPDLPPDEKVRQVLSEQSVLESAYGYTLGGTKRFHEAVANYYQRRSSVTLNPDTEILKTMGSQEGLVHLPFAFCNEGDIVLTTNPAYVAYEVGIKLAGAIPYEMPLRAENNFLPDLDAIPEEIARKAKLLILNLPGNPVPAMPTKKFFEKVIAFAKQYSIIVIHDAAYSEFYFTGDKPFSFLSVPGAKEVGIEINSLSKSFSLAGARIAYIVGNSEVISIMKQFKSNLDYGTFEPIQEAAATALDHAEEITARLRQEFKDRHRVLTDGLTEIGWSVTPSNGGMFVWAKYPFELGDKEFVFEAIKQSGVVMVPGSVFGSEGAGYVRLALVREVEALEKAIERLSKIDVYVNS; from the coding sequence ATGAAAATCGAACCTTCACAAAAAATGTCTATTTTTGAACCAGCAATTTTCGGAAAATTAAAAGCAGCAGCGAAAGTAAAAGAAGAAACGGGCGTTGAAATAATTGATTTAAGTCTTGGAAGCCCGGATTTACCGCCCGATGAAAAAGTAAGACAAGTCTTATCGGAGCAAAGCGTATTGGAAAGCGCTTACGGCTACACGCTTGGCGGAACAAAAAGATTCCATGAAGCTGTTGCAAACTATTATCAGAGACGTTCGAGCGTTACGCTCAATCCAGATACAGAAATCCTTAAAACGATGGGTTCTCAAGAAGGGCTAGTCCATCTGCCATTCGCTTTTTGTAATGAAGGAGATATTGTATTAACAACAAATCCAGCTTATGTCGCCTATGAAGTTGGCATTAAATTAGCAGGGGCAATTCCATATGAAATGCCTTTACGTGCGGAAAATAATTTCTTACCTGATTTAGATGCAATCCCCGAAGAAATTGCACGAAAAGCAAAACTGCTTATTTTAAATTTACCAGGTAATCCTGTTCCTGCAATGCCTACGAAGAAATTTTTTGAAAAAGTGATCGCATTTGCAAAGCAATACAGCATTATCGTAATACATGATGCCGCTTACTCCGAATTTTATTTTACAGGAGATAAACCATTCAGTTTCCTTTCCGTACCTGGCGCGAAAGAAGTCGGAATAGAAATCAATTCATTGTCCAAAAGTTTTAGTTTGGCAGGCGCACGAATAGCATACATCGTCGGTAATTCTGAAGTCATCAGCATCATGAAACAATTCAAATCTAATTTAGATTACGGTACGTTTGAACCTATTCAAGAAGCAGCCGCAACTGCATTGGATCATGCAGAAGAAATTACAGCACGCTTACGACAAGAGTTTAAGGATAGACACCGTGTATTAACGGATGGGTTAACCGAGATTGGATGGTCAGTGACTCCGTCAAATGGCGGCATGTTCGTTTGGGCGAAATATCCGTTTGAGCTGGGCGATAAGGAATTTGTGTTTGAAGCAATTAAACAAAGTGGAGTGGTCATGGTCCCTGGAAGTGTATTCGGATCAGAAGGTGCCGGCTATGTCCGATTAGCGCTCGTTCGAGAAGTGGAAGCTTTAGAAAAAGCTATTGAGCGGTTGTCAAAGATTGATGTTTACGTGAATTCCTAA
- the sspL gene encoding small, acid-soluble spore protein L, whose translation MSKKNNHNKGKKANSVTPQGIADTEFTAEPKTKLEEAAKKKNTK comes from the coding sequence ATGTCCAAAAAAAATAATCATAACAAAGGTAAAAAAGCGAATAGTGTAACGCCGCAAGGTATTGCAGATACTGAATTCACCGCAGAGCCGAAAACCAAACTTGAAGAAGCCGCTAAGAAGAAAAATACAAAATAG
- a CDS encoding gluconate 2-dehydrogenase subunit 3 family protein translates to MTEPRKPDSNSQGMSRRNFLKNTGLVAGGLVGGSLFGGLITNQTQKDNKNTTSDTGGNKSFEARIFFSRNEDFDTLSAATERLFPETDVGPGAIALGVPYFIDRQLAGEWGTNAHDYMTGPFPQIAEVEKYVEEDTNQNEGGPESEVRVPAPTPRYQTRMTRAALFMEGVHALQKTAEEKFDERFKDLEPDQQDEILGMFDNNEAEVKGVSSNTFFNLLLGTTIEGAYADPAYGGNRNMEGWKMKEFPGPRMSWLQDIEKEDFIVMKPESLRNYQGHN, encoded by the coding sequence ATGACAGAACCACGAAAGCCAGATAGTAATTCGCAAGGGATGAGCCGTCGTAATTTCTTGAAAAACACTGGACTTGTAGCAGGCGGTCTTGTCGGAGGATCGCTATTTGGCGGGTTGATTACAAACCAAACACAAAAAGATAATAAAAACACTACAAGTGATACGGGTGGCAATAAATCATTTGAAGCCAGAATATTTTTCAGCCGAAATGAAGACTTCGATACTTTATCCGCCGCGACTGAAAGATTATTCCCAGAAACTGACGTAGGACCCGGTGCGATTGCACTTGGTGTTCCCTATTTTATAGACAGACAACTTGCAGGTGAATGGGGGACAAATGCACATGATTATATGACCGGCCCTTTCCCGCAAATTGCTGAAGTTGAAAAATATGTAGAAGAAGATACAAATCAGAATGAAGGAGGACCGGAATCTGAAGTGAGAGTCCCTGCACCAACTCCGAGATATCAAACGCGAATGACGCGTGCTGCACTATTCATGGAAGGTGTTCATGCACTGCAAAAAACTGCTGAAGAAAAGTTTGATGAAAGGTTTAAAGACTTAGAACCTGATCAACAAGACGAAATTCTTGGGATGTTCGACAACAATGAAGCAGAAGTGAAAGGTGTAAGCTCGAATACGTTCTTCAACTTACTATTAGGAACAACAATCGAAGGTGCTTACGCAGACCCGGCATACGGCGGAAATCGCAATATGGAAGGTTGGAAAATGAAGGAATTCCCTGGACCTCGTATGAGTTGGTTACAAGATATCGAGAAAGAAGATTTTATCGTTATGAAACCAGAAAGCTTACGAAATTATCAGGGACACAATTAA
- a CDS encoding MOSC domain-containing protein yields MNHVKKIHNLSIGIPQKMIYENGKEMNTGICKESVNDAFLTKDGFQGDGVANLLFHGGSDRAVCIYPYEHYKLWESEFKTTLPASTFGENLTVMNMLEKDVHIGDIFQVGEAVIQVTQSRIPCSTITKRTKLPLLLKRMVETGYTGYLCRVLEEGLVRKDSQITLLKQHREGLSVLVANDIYFQRLKDKESIQKLLNIQELATSWRESLIKRLEKMDAK; encoded by the coding sequence ATGAATCATGTGAAAAAGATTCATAATCTTTCTATCGGAATTCCCCAAAAAATGATTTATGAAAATGGTAAAGAAATGAATACGGGTATTTGCAAAGAAAGTGTCAATGATGCATTTTTAACGAAAGATGGATTCCAAGGGGATGGTGTTGCCAATTTACTTTTTCATGGTGGATCAGATCGAGCGGTTTGTATTTATCCATATGAACATTATAAGTTATGGGAATCGGAATTTAAGACGACTTTACCAGCATCTACATTTGGTGAAAATTTAACCGTTATGAATATGTTAGAAAAAGATGTTCATATAGGTGATATTTTTCAAGTTGGCGAGGCAGTCATTCAAGTTACTCAAAGTCGAATTCCTTGCAGTACTATTACAAAGCGGACTAAATTGCCTCTACTTTTGAAAAGAATGGTGGAAACAGGATACACAGGATATCTATGCCGTGTTCTTGAGGAAGGTCTTGTTCGGAAAGATTCGCAAATTACGTTACTCAAACAACATCGTGAAGGACTGTCTGTGTTAGTTGCTAACGACATTTATTTTCAACGTTTAAAGGACAAAGAAAGTATTCAAAAATTACTAAACATCCAAGAGCTGGCAACAAGCTGGCGGGAGTCGCTTATCAAGCGTCTGGAGAAGATGGACGCAAAATAG
- the tatC gene encoding twin-arginine translocase subunit TatC, producing the protein MAKVEENHTSGEQQVPGSSSPSHGEPSVVDHLTDLRKQLIKSTVVFVLFFIVVFSTINLWFPYVTRGHRLIVLSPLEIVTFYMSISTALAFGLSLPFLCHFIWQFVKPGLTEPESRFFNLYSPVMFILFALGLSFGYFVVNPLSYNFLTSLGAVNFDVMISAKEYARFLLLTTMPIGLMFELPMVAMFLASIGLLTGETMKKVRKWSYVVLGLVSALITPPDFISQLIVLIPMILLYEVSIRLVAYTEKRALLKEMEENPSQSS; encoded by the coding sequence ATGGCAAAAGTAGAAGAAAATCATACATCAGGAGAACAGCAAGTCCCTGGTTCCAGTAGCCCTTCCCACGGGGAGCCTAGCGTTGTGGATCATTTAACGGACCTGCGAAAACAACTTATTAAGAGTACAGTCGTTTTTGTACTCTTTTTCATCGTAGTATTCAGTACGATCAATCTATGGTTTCCTTATGTTACAAGAGGTCATCGATTAATCGTTTTGAGTCCGCTAGAAATCGTTACATTTTACATGTCCATTTCTACTGCGCTCGCATTCGGTCTGTCTTTGCCGTTTCTTTGTCATTTTATATGGCAATTTGTGAAACCCGGTTTAACTGAACCGGAAAGTCGATTTTTCAACCTTTATTCACCGGTGATGTTTATCTTATTCGCACTCGGTCTCTCTTTCGGCTATTTTGTCGTCAATCCGTTGAGTTATAACTTTTTAACCTCGCTTGGCGCCGTCAATTTCGATGTAATGATTTCCGCAAAAGAATATGCTCGGTTTTTATTGCTGACGACAATGCCGATTGGTTTAATGTTCGAATTACCCATGGTTGCGATGTTTTTGGCTTCAATCGGGTTATTGACAGGAGAGACGATGAAAAAAGTACGGAAGTGGTCGTATGTCGTGTTAGGGCTCGTTTCTGCGTTGATTACGCCGCCTGATTTTATCAGTCAACTTATCGTTTTGATACCTATGATTTTATTATATGAAGTGAGTATTCGACTCGTTGCCTACACAGAAAAACGAGCGCTGCTTAAAGAAATGGAAGAAAATCCTTCACAATCATCGTGA
- a CDS encoding TIGR00266 family protein: MNNHEIDYKIYGDDMQFVEVELDPQETVVAEAGALMMMEDNIEMETIFGDGSGSSGSGLMSKLVGAGKRILTGESLFMTTFTNVGSGKKHVSFASPYPGKIIPMDLSEHNGKIICQKDAFLAAAKGVSVGIEFQRKLGTGFFGGEGFIMQKLEGDGMTFVHAGGTIIEKKLLPGETLRVDTGCLVAMTHDVDYNIEMVKGVKTALFGGEGLFFATLRGPGKVWIQSLPFSRLASRVFAAAPQTPGGGSRDEGSIAGGLFNILGGK; encoded by the coding sequence ATGAACAATCACGAAATCGATTATAAAATTTACGGAGATGACATGCAGTTTGTTGAAGTGGAGCTTGATCCGCAGGAAACGGTTGTAGCAGAGGCCGGCGCCCTGATGATGATGGAGGACAACATTGAAATGGAAACAATTTTTGGTGATGGATCCGGTTCGTCAGGCAGCGGACTTATGAGCAAACTGGTGGGGGCAGGAAAACGAATCTTAACTGGTGAAAGTCTTTTTATGACGACATTTACGAATGTCGGATCCGGAAAGAAACATGTCTCATTCGCATCACCGTATCCAGGGAAAATCATTCCAATGGATCTTAGCGAGCATAATGGCAAAATCATTTGTCAGAAGGATGCTTTCCTCGCTGCTGCGAAAGGCGTTTCGGTCGGCATTGAATTCCAACGAAAACTCGGCACAGGCTTTTTCGGAGGTGAAGGTTTCATCATGCAAAAGCTCGAAGGCGATGGTATGACATTTGTACACGCTGGTGGAACGATTATTGAGAAAAAACTACTTCCTGGAGAAACATTACGTGTCGATACGGGATGTCTTGTAGCGATGACGCATGACGTCGACTACAACATCGAAATGGTAAAAGGCGTAAAAACAGCATTGTTCGGTGGAGAAGGATTATTTTTCGCTACACTTCGCGGTCCTGGAAAAGTCTGGATTCAATCCTTGCCTTTCTCAAGACTTGCCAGCCGCGTTTTCGCAGCCGCACCGCAAACACCAGGCGGCGGCTCCCGTGATGAAGGCAGTATTGCAGGCGGATTATTCAACATACTTGGCGGAAAATAA
- a CDS encoding SEC-C metal-binding domain-containing protein has translation MFRRKCLDEDELGAILKAEVEKDWFTYRGVMAVRAIGLLKLPAHIQVLADLLDRDDDVLIEELSEALIHYQTDEVVDPVKPYAMQDETCIYALSVLQNTKTDYAQSAMVECYEVLDEDGKGMVIEGLSHQLSEKAFPLIDDYLFHEYRYGVSDMDQVLYSFYKIMGRSHEDSELWRVSWERSEQNRSDYERSGGIFKKAEPMSVTKVVRNDPCLCGSGKKYKKCCGK, from the coding sequence TTGTTCAGACGGAAATGTCTTGATGAAGACGAGTTAGGTGCAATCTTGAAAGCGGAGGTGGAAAAAGATTGGTTTACGTATCGGGGTGTAATGGCCGTGCGTGCAATCGGGTTATTGAAATTACCAGCTCATATTCAAGTTTTGGCTGATTTACTTGATAGAGACGATGATGTATTAATAGAGGAATTATCGGAAGCGTTAATTCATTATCAAACTGATGAAGTGGTAGATCCAGTTAAACCATATGCGATGCAGGATGAAACCTGCATTTACGCCTTGTCAGTATTGCAAAACACGAAAACAGATTATGCTCAATCTGCAATGGTTGAATGTTACGAGGTTCTTGATGAAGATGGTAAAGGCATGGTTATCGAGGGACTGTCGCATCAGCTTTCTGAGAAGGCTTTTCCATTAATCGATGACTATCTATTTCATGAATATCGTTATGGGGTAAGTGATATGGACCAAGTTCTCTATAGTTTTTATAAAATTATGGGAAGGTCTCATGAGGATAGCGAGTTATGGAGGGTATCCTGGGAAAGAAGTGAACAAAATCGCTCGGATTATGAACGTTCAGGGGGTATTTTTAAAAAGGCAGAGCCAATGTCTGTAACAAAAGTGGTAAGAAATGATCCCTGCCTCTGCGGAAGTGGGAAGAAGTATAAGAAATGTTGTGGGAAATAA
- the cdaS gene encoding sporulation-specific diadenylate cyclase CdaS: MDNVDCDFTTMTQILKEDIHKVISELQINLEAIEDENNCLLCNFEKIKEEFLDIEIKAATFYLNCYLAPFTDKYPELSMSLQNMARMRHGGLIVIEREDSLETLIRPGIPIGAELTHSLLESIFYPGNPLHDGAVLVRLNKIVSAANVLPLSDIYMGDKKLGTRHRAALGLSERSDALVLIVSEETGRVSFAKGGNMYPITTQGNP, from the coding sequence GTGGATAATGTGGATTGTGATTTTACAACGATGACACAAATATTAAAAGAGGATATTCATAAAGTCATATCAGAATTACAGATTAATTTGGAGGCAATAGAAGATGAAAATAATTGTCTTCTTTGTAACTTCGAAAAAATAAAAGAAGAGTTTTTGGATATTGAAATTAAAGCCGCGACTTTTTATTTGAATTGTTATTTGGCTCCATTTACGGACAAGTATCCGGAGTTATCAATGAGTCTGCAAAATATGGCGAGAATGAGACATGGTGGTTTAATTGTGATAGAACGGGAAGATTCACTCGAAACTTTGATAAGACCAGGGATTCCAATTGGTGCTGAATTGACGCATTCATTATTGGAATCGATTTTTTATCCCGGAAATCCACTTCATGATGGCGCTGTATTAGTTAGACTGAATAAGATTGTTTCTGCAGCAAATGTTCTTCCACTATCTGATATATATATGGGTGATAAAAAACTGGGCACACGACATCGGGCTGCATTAGGGTTAAGTGAACGAAGCGATGCCCTTGTCCTCATAGTTTCTGAAGAGACGGGAAGGGTTTCATTTGCTAAAGGGGGAAATATGTACCCGATAACTACGCAAGGCAATCCGTAG
- the tatA gene encoding twin-arginine translocase TatA/TatE family subunit, translating to MSLASIGVPGLIIILVIILILFGPRKLPEVGSAVGKTLAEFKKSAKDIMEDDDEPEKNKTETQEQVK from the coding sequence ATGAGCTTAGCATCAATTGGCGTTCCTGGATTAATTATTATCCTAGTTATTATTTTGATTTTATTCGGTCCACGAAAATTACCTGAAGTCGGTTCTGCGGTAGGAAAAACATTGGCAGAGTTCAAAAAGTCCGCAAAAGACATTATGGAGGATGACGACGAACCGGAGAAGAATAAAACGGAAACACAAGAGCAGGTGAAGTAA
- a CDS encoding DoxX family protein has protein sequence MVELKKSQFGKHVIIEENPLSRWLFSNTTSAWIWLILRLYLGYSWLTAGIGKVTSDAWTGANAGVAVEGFMGGALAKAEAGDVAGWYAWFLESVVIPNAVPFSYMIAWGEVLVGLGLIVGLLTGIAAFFGALMNMSFLLAGTVSSNPVMFMIAIVLILAWKVAGWYGLDRWVLPRLGTPWSRKRNE, from the coding sequence ATGGTTGAATTAAAGAAATCCCAGTTTGGGAAACATGTGATTATCGAGGAAAATCCGCTATCGAGATGGTTATTTTCTAACACGACATCCGCGTGGATATGGTTGATTTTAAGATTATACCTTGGTTATTCTTGGCTGACGGCGGGCATTGGAAAAGTTACTTCTGACGCTTGGACAGGTGCCAATGCTGGTGTTGCAGTTGAAGGATTTATGGGTGGTGCCCTTGCTAAGGCAGAGGCCGGAGATGTCGCAGGTTGGTATGCTTGGTTTTTAGAGAGTGTCGTAATTCCAAACGCAGTCCCATTTTCTTATATGATCGCATGGGGTGAAGTGTTAGTCGGACTTGGCTTAATCGTTGGACTCTTAACAGGAATCGCAGCTTTCTTCGGTGCACTTATGAATATGTCTTTCTTATTAGCAGGTACTGTAAGTTCGAATCCCGTTATGTTTATGATTGCAATAGTCTTAATACTTGCCTGGAAAGTTGCCGGTTGGTATGGGTTAGATCGTTGGGTGTTACCTCGTTTAGGAACACCATGGTCAAGGAAACGAAATGAATAA
- a CDS encoding SLAP domain-containing protein: protein MQTLYFEPAWDRTIAPADREKVMDHFQSRHPENDIQLSFLWEAINHKEERLITVLIHNGKDTPLPLQDVVIAYDKEGKQIATGIFTLPLKIPGKTSMPWTFIFTPVNQSEVSPRYTIINKS, encoded by the coding sequence ATGCAAACATTGTATTTTGAGCCTGCGTGGGATAGAACAATTGCGCCTGCGGATAGAGAAAAAGTTATGGATCATTTTCAATCACGACACCCCGAAAACGACATTCAGCTTTCATTTTTATGGGAAGCGATCAATCATAAGGAGGAACGATTAATCACAGTTCTCATTCACAATGGAAAAGATACTCCCCTTCCATTACAAGATGTAGTCATTGCTTATGATAAAGAAGGCAAACAAATTGCTACTGGCATTTTTACCTTGCCCCTGAAAATCCCAGGCAAAACATCCATGCCATGGACATTCATTTTTACACCGGTGAATCAATCAGAAGTATCTCCACGTTATACGATCATAAATAAATCCTAA
- a CDS encoding DinB family protein has protein sequence MKINDEAREKLLIEVNSLTDEDLNWKPAENRWSVRQVMEHLYLMEVSIAKTIKHQLSTGERKITSDKPIERTTNRSVRVEAPNFAQPGDAFAKLDELKSKLSASHSQLRDIAETITEEELAAKSYPHPVFGDMSLKQWIPFVGYHELRHVEQIKEIKELINNK, from the coding sequence ATGAAAATTAACGATGAAGCACGCGAAAAACTGCTGATTGAAGTAAATAGTCTCACAGACGAAGATTTGAATTGGAAACCTGCGGAAAATAGATGGTCCGTCCGGCAAGTGATGGAACATCTGTATCTAATGGAAGTAAGCATTGCGAAAACGATAAAGCACCAACTATCTACCGGCGAACGTAAAATCACCAGCGATAAGCCGATTGAACGGACAACCAATCGGTCAGTAAGAGTTGAAGCCCCGAACTTTGCCCAGCCAGGAGACGCATTCGCTAAGCTCGATGAACTAAAAAGTAAACTATCCGCGAGTCACAGTCAATTAAGAGATATCGCAGAGACAATTACAGAAGAGGAACTTGCTGCTAAATCCTATCCACATCCCGTATTCGGTGACATGAGCCTCAAACAGTGGATACCATTTGTCGGCTATCATGAATTGCGGCATGTTGAACAAATTAAAGAAATCAAAGAGTTAATTAACAATAAATAA